One Sinorhizobium mexicanum genomic region harbors:
- a CDS encoding class I adenylate-forming enzyme family protein, whose product MENFESQKASVYNVLLRAARDRMDKVAIVYEDSEITYAALLEKIERVIARLRSLNIRRGDVFAVYGQNHPEQLFCYYAASKTGAVFVPVNPNLTAAEVAYNFDHSGAKVLFYDDHVADTAREAVAADKLVHISELTSLPGEGEHVAAVASPDADFIITYSSGTTGNQKAVVLDQRAQTDVASSLARMWGISETDTTLVALPLGYLFGVSTAAATGLSVGGTVVLLRRFHPRDVLEALARYSVSVYHGVPTMFSMMMEYCEQRNLSFDLSHTRLLICSGAPLPDEVAERFVARFGKPLQNYYALTEVTPVFGRYYDDPVELPRGAIGKAAPGAVIKVLDADGAECGTDEPGEAFVRGAATLKRYAKDPELTAATLRDGLFRTGDLVSRDSNGFYYIVGRIKDIIIRGGHNISPAEVEKTIVSHPAVQDVAVVGVADGIFGEVPVAFVVPRANSKLSPDELISFVEERIADFKVPRTIHFENELPQGKTGKTDKKALKTLAERRASGT is encoded by the coding sequence ATGGAAAATTTCGAGTCACAAAAGGCGTCCGTCTATAATGTATTGCTGCGCGCTGCCCGGGACCGAATGGATAAGGTCGCGATCGTCTACGAAGATTCGGAGATCACGTACGCCGCACTGCTTGAAAAGATTGAGCGAGTCATCGCGCGCCTACGATCGCTGAACATTCGTCGCGGCGATGTTTTCGCAGTCTACGGACAAAACCATCCGGAACAGCTGTTCTGCTACTACGCGGCCTCGAAGACCGGTGCTGTTTTCGTGCCGGTCAATCCCAACCTGACGGCAGCCGAAGTCGCCTACAACTTCGATCATAGCGGTGCCAAGGTCCTCTTCTACGACGATCACGTCGCCGACACCGCACGGGAGGCCGTCGCCGCGGACAAACTGGTCCATATTTCGGAACTCACGTCGCTTCCCGGGGAAGGCGAACACGTCGCCGCGGTTGCGTCGCCCGACGCCGATTTCATCATCACCTACTCGTCCGGGACTACCGGTAACCAGAAAGCGGTCGTCCTCGACCAGCGTGCTCAAACCGATGTCGCGTCATCACTGGCGAGGATGTGGGGTATCAGCGAAACCGATACGACCTTGGTTGCCTTGCCGCTCGGATATCTTTTCGGTGTTTCAACAGCCGCGGCGACGGGACTTTCCGTCGGCGGTACCGTCGTTCTGCTCCGACGCTTTCACCCCCGCGACGTGCTTGAAGCGCTCGCGAGATACAGCGTTAGCGTCTACCACGGCGTCCCGACCATGTTTTCCATGATGATGGAATACTGCGAGCAACGAAATCTATCTTTCGACCTGTCACACACACGCCTACTGATCTGCTCGGGTGCACCGCTCCCGGATGAGGTAGCCGAAAGGTTCGTCGCCAGGTTCGGCAAACCACTACAGAACTACTACGCACTGACCGAGGTCACTCCGGTGTTCGGACGTTACTACGACGATCCCGTCGAGCTTCCGCGGGGTGCTATCGGCAAAGCGGCCCCCGGCGCGGTTATCAAGGTACTCGACGCGGACGGCGCGGAATGCGGCACCGACGAACCCGGGGAGGCGTTCGTGCGCGGGGCCGCGACGCTCAAACGCTATGCTAAAGACCCGGAACTCACGGCTGCGACGCTAAGGGACGGCCTTTTCCGTACCGGAGACCTGGTCAGTCGCGACAGTAACGGTTTCTACTACATCGTCGGCCGTATCAAGGACATCATCATCCGCGGCGGCCACAACATCTCCCCCGCCGAGGTCGAGAAGACGATTGTGAGCCATCCGGCTGTCCAGGATGTAGCGGTCGTCGGCGTGGCCGACGGCATATTCGGCGAGGTTCCGGTAGCGTTCGTCGTTCCGCGGGCCAACTCGAAATTGTCGCCGGACGAGTTGATCTCGTTCGTCGAAGAACGGATCGCGGACTTCAAGGTCCCCAGGACGATCCACTTCGAAAACGAGCTTCCGCAGGGAAAAACGGGAAAAACCGACAAGAAAGCGTTGAAGACATTGGCGGAGCGCCGGGCCTCCGGGACTTGA
- a CDS encoding polysaccharide deacetylase family protein encodes MTNVCLTFDFDAVSLWITTMRQTSATPLSRGEFGALVGVPRVLALLAEKDIRATFFVPAHTAAAFPAETLQIRDAGHEIALHGYCHETPVGLSRDDEGRMLDRALKKMRKVLGADFNPKGYRSPAWDLTADTVSLLAERGLLYDSSMMADDYRPYRARTGYVATEDQYERGEPSDVIEIPVAWELDDFPHFTFLNKPMYLGMRTPVEVFELWKEEFDFCHSLGDGVFTLTLHPQVIGRGPRIAMLSRLIDYMRQAPGVEIRTVAEVAEERGRRLLRT; translated from the coding sequence ATGACAAATGTCTGTCTCACGTTCGATTTCGACGCGGTCTCCCTCTGGATCACCACCATGCGGCAAACGAGCGCGACCCCTCTGTCGAGGGGCGAGTTCGGAGCGCTGGTAGGCGTCCCTCGAGTTCTTGCGCTACTCGCGGAAAAGGACATCCGCGCGACATTTTTCGTTCCCGCGCACACAGCGGCAGCGTTTCCCGCGGAAACGCTGCAAATCCGAGACGCCGGTCACGAAATCGCGCTTCACGGTTATTGCCACGAGACCCCTGTGGGGCTCTCCCGCGACGACGAAGGCCGGATGCTCGACCGCGCGCTGAAGAAGATGCGGAAGGTGCTGGGAGCCGATTTCAATCCCAAGGGCTATCGCTCGCCAGCATGGGATCTGACGGCTGATACCGTCTCGCTCCTCGCGGAAAGGGGACTTCTCTACGATTCCAGCATGATGGCCGACGACTATCGTCCATACCGAGCTCGGACGGGATACGTCGCCACCGAGGATCAGTACGAGCGCGGAGAACCGAGCGACGTGATAGAGATTCCGGTTGCTTGGGAACTGGACGACTTTCCCCATTTCACGTTTTTGAACAAGCCCATGTATCTCGGCATGCGGACCCCCGTGGAGGTGTTCGAACTATGGAAAGAGGAGTTCGATTTCTGTCACTCCCTCGGGGACGGCGTTTTCACGCTCACATTGCATCCTCAGGTCATCGGCCGCGGTCCAAGGATCGCGATGTTGTCGCGTCTGATCGATTACATGCGCCAAGCGCCAGGCGTCGAGATTCGGACAGTGGCGGAGGTCGCCGAGGAACGCGGCCGCCGCTTGCTCAGGACGTAG